The genomic DNA GCCTGACGCTGCAACAAAAGGGGAAGCCACCATGGCCACCATCAAGGACGTCGCGCTGCGCGCGGGAGTTTCGGTCACCACCGTCTCGCACGTGGTCAACGACACGCGCCATGTGAGCGCCAAGGGCCGCGAGCGCGTGGAACAGGCCATCCGCGAGCTGGGCTACGTGCCCAATGCGATGGCGCGCAGCCTCAAGAGCAACACCACCTCGACGCTCGGCATGCTGATTCCGAACAGCTCGAACCCCTACTTTGCCGAGATCGTGCGCATCGTCGAAGACCGCTGCTTCGGCGCCGGCTACACGCTGGTGCTGTGCAACACCGACGACGAGCCGCGCCGCCAGAGCGTCTACCTGCAGGTGCTGGCCGAGCGCCGCATCGACGGGCTGATCGTGGTGTCGACCGGCGCCGGCGACGACGACTCGCTCGTCACGCAGCTGCACGGCCTGCGCATTCCCACGGTGCTGGTCGACCGCGAGATTGCCGACCCGGCCTGCGACCTGGTGGAAACAGCCCACATGCAGGGCGGCCTGCTTGCGGTGCGGCACCTGCTGTCGCTCGGCCACAAGCGCATTGCCTGCATCGGCGGGCCGGTGGGCGTGATGCCGAGCGAGCAGCGCATCGAGGGCTGGCGCATGGCGCTGGCCGAGAACGGCACCGCGCCGAATGCCGACGCCCTGCTGTGGCGCGGCGGCTTCACAAGCCAGGGCGGCTACGAGGCGATGCACGCCATCTTGCGCACCGAAGAGGCGCCCTCGGCCGTCTTCGTCTGCAACGACCTGATGGCCATCGGCGCCCTGCGCGCCGCGCATGAAAGCGGCGTGCACGTGCCCGACGAGCTCTCGATCGTGGGCTTCGACGACATCGAACTCTCGGCCTACACCAGCCCGCCGCTCACCACCGTGGCGCAGCCCAAGGAGCGCATCGGCGCGCTGGCTGTCGACATGCTGCTGGAGCGCGTGGGCGGCAAGCGGCGCGATGCGCGCAAGGTGGTGCTGCAGCCCGAGCTGCGCGTGCGCGCCTCGACCGCGCGGCATGCGAGCTTCCGCGAGGCCGCTGCACCGTCTTCTT from Variovorax sp. V93 includes the following:
- a CDS encoding LacI family DNA-binding transcriptional regulator → MATIKDVALRAGVSVTTVSHVVNDTRHVSAKGRERVEQAIRELGYVPNAMARSLKSNTTSTLGMLIPNSSNPYFAEIVRIVEDRCFGAGYTLVLCNTDDEPRRQSVYLQVLAERRIDGLIVVSTGAGDDDSLVTQLHGLRIPTVLVDREIADPACDLVETAHMQGGLLAVRHLLSLGHKRIACIGGPVGVMPSEQRIEGWRMALAENGTAPNADALLWRGGFTSQGGYEAMHAILRTEEAPSAVFVCNDLMAIGALRAAHESGVHVPDELSIVGFDDIELSAYTSPPLTTVAQPKERIGALAVDMLLERVGGKRRDARKVVLQPELRVRASTARHASFREAAAPSSSSSSSSAPASEAAAAPSRKSRTP